One window of Leopardus geoffroyi isolate Oge1 chromosome B3, O.geoffroyi_Oge1_pat1.0, whole genome shotgun sequence genomic DNA carries:
- the GABPB1 gene encoding GA-binding protein subunit beta-1 isoform X7: MSLVDLGKKLLEAARAGQDDEVRILMANGAPFTTDWLGTSPLHLAAQYGHYSTTEVLLRAGVSRDARTKVDRTPLHMAASEGHASIVEVLLKHGADVNAKDMLKMTALHWATEHNHQEVVELLIKYGADVHTQSKFCKTAFDISIDNGNEDLAEILQIAMQNQINTNPESPDTVTIHAATPQFIIGPGGVVNLTDETGVSAVQFGNSSTSVLATLAALAEASAPLSNSSETPVATEEVVTAESVDGAIQQVVSSGGQQVITIVTDGIQLGNLHSIPTSGIGQPIIVTMPDGQQVLTVPATDIAEETVISEEPPAKRQCIEIIENRVESAEIEVRSLLPGERSSSETAG, translated from the exons ATGTCCCTGGTAGATTTGGGGAAGAAGCTTTTAGAAGCGGCACGAGCAGGTCAAGATGATGAAGTTCGTATTTTGATGGCAAATGGAGCTCCTTTTACTACAGACTGG CTGGGAACCTCTCCACTTCATCTGGCAGCACAGTATGGGCATTACTCCACCACAGAAGTACTACTCCGAGCTGGTGTAAGTAGGGATGCGAGAACCAAAGTGGACCGAACGCCATTACATATGGCAGCTTCTGAGGGCCATGCCAGCATAGTAGAGGTTTTGCTTAAG CATGGTGCTGATGTTAATGCAAAGGACATGTTGAAGATGACAGCTCTGCACTGGGCCACAGAACACAATCATCAAGAGGTGGTGGAACTTTTAATCAAATATGGTGCTGATGTACACACGCAAAGTAAATTTTGTAAAACTGCATTTGATATTTCAATAGACAACGGGAATGAAGATTTGGCAGAGATATTACAG ATTGCTATGCAGAACCAAATCAACACAAACCCTGAGAGTCCTGACACTGTGACGATACATGCTGCCACACCACAGTTTATCATCGGACCTGGAGGGGTGGTGAACCTAACAG aTGAAACAGGTGTATCAGCTGTTCAGTTTGGAAACTCCTCCACATCAGTATTAGCTACGTTAGCTGCCTTAGCTGAAGCATCTGCTCCATTGTCCAATTCTTCAGAAACTCCAG TGGCTACGGAGGAGGTAGTTACCGCAGAATCTGTGGATGGTGCAATTCAGCAAGTAGTTAGCTCGGGGGGCCAGCAAGTCATCACAATAGTTACAGATGGCATCCAGCTTGGAAACTTGCACTCCATCCCGACCAGTGGGATAGGTCAGCCCATCATTGTGACCATGCCAGATGGACAGCAAG tgttaACAGTACCAGCAACCGACATTGCTGAAGAAACTGTTATAAGTGAAGAACCACCAGCTAAGAGACAATGTATCGAAATAATTGAAAACCGGGTGGAATCTGCAGAAATAGAAGTAAGGAGTCTTTTACCCG
- the GABPB1 gene encoding GA-binding protein subunit beta-1 isoform X5, with the protein MSLVDLGKKLLEAARAGQDDEVRILMANGAPFTTDWLGTSPLHLAAQYGHYSTTEVLLRAGVSRDARTKVDRTPLHMAASEGHASIVEVLLKHGADVNAKDMLKMTALHWATEHNHQEVVELLIKYGADVHTQSKFCKTAFDISIDNGNEDLAEILQIAMQNQINTNPESPDTVTIHAATPQFIIGPGGVVNLTGLVSSENSSKATDETGVSAVQFGNSSTSVLATLAALAEASAPLSNSSETPVVATEEVVTAESVDGAIQQVVSSGGQQVITIVTDGIQLGNLHSIPTSGIGQPIIVTMPDGQQVLTVPATDIAEETVISEEPPAKRQCIEIIENRVESAEIEVRSLLPGERSSSETAG; encoded by the exons ATGTCCCTGGTAGATTTGGGGAAGAAGCTTTTAGAAGCGGCACGAGCAGGTCAAGATGATGAAGTTCGTATTTTGATGGCAAATGGAGCTCCTTTTACTACAGACTGG CTGGGAACCTCTCCACTTCATCTGGCAGCACAGTATGGGCATTACTCCACCACAGAAGTACTACTCCGAGCTGGTGTAAGTAGGGATGCGAGAACCAAAGTGGACCGAACGCCATTACATATGGCAGCTTCTGAGGGCCATGCCAGCATAGTAGAGGTTTTGCTTAAG CATGGTGCTGATGTTAATGCAAAGGACATGTTGAAGATGACAGCTCTGCACTGGGCCACAGAACACAATCATCAAGAGGTGGTGGAACTTTTAATCAAATATGGTGCTGATGTACACACGCAAAGTAAATTTTGTAAAACTGCATTTGATATTTCAATAGACAACGGGAATGAAGATTTGGCAGAGATATTACAG ATTGCTATGCAGAACCAAATCAACACAAACCCTGAGAGTCCTGACACTGTGACGATACATGCTGCCACACCACAGTTTATCATCGGACCTGGAGGGGTGGTGAACCTAACAGGTCTGGTATCTTCAGAAAATTCATCCAAGGCAACAG aTGAAACAGGTGTATCAGCTGTTCAGTTTGGAAACTCCTCCACATCAGTATTAGCTACGTTAGCTGCCTTAGCTGAAGCATCTGCTCCATTGTCCAATTCTTCAGAAACTCCAG TAGTGGCTACGGAGGAGGTAGTTACCGCAGAATCTGTGGATGGTGCAATTCAGCAAGTAGTTAGCTCGGGGGGCCAGCAAGTCATCACAATAGTTACAGATGGCATCCAGCTTGGAAACTTGCACTCCATCCCGACCAGTGGGATAGGTCAGCCCATCATTGTGACCATGCCAGATGGACAGCAAG tgttaACAGTACCAGCAACCGACATTGCTGAAGAAACTGTTATAAGTGAAGAACCACCAGCTAAGAGACAATGTATCGAAATAATTGAAAACCGGGTGGAATCTGCAGAAATAGAAGTAAGGAGTCTTTTACCCG
- the GABPB1 gene encoding GA-binding protein subunit beta-1 isoform X6, with translation MSLVDLGKKLLEAARAGQDDEVRILMANGAPFTTDWLGTSPLHLAAQYGHYSTTEVLLRAGVSRDARTKVDRTPLHMAASEGHASIVEVLLKHGADVNAKDMLKMTALHWATEHNHQEVVELLIKYGADVHTQSKFCKTAFDISIDNGNEDLAEILQIAMQNQINTNPESPDTVTIHAATPQFIIGPGGVVNLTDETGVSAVQFGNSSTSVLATLAALAEASAPLSNSSETPVVATEEVVTAESVDGAIQQVVSSGGQQVITIVTDGIQLGNLHSIPTSGIGQPIIVTMPDGQQVLTVPATDIAEETVISEEPPAKRQCIEIIENRVESAEIEVRSLLPGERSSSETAG, from the exons ATGTCCCTGGTAGATTTGGGGAAGAAGCTTTTAGAAGCGGCACGAGCAGGTCAAGATGATGAAGTTCGTATTTTGATGGCAAATGGAGCTCCTTTTACTACAGACTGG CTGGGAACCTCTCCACTTCATCTGGCAGCACAGTATGGGCATTACTCCACCACAGAAGTACTACTCCGAGCTGGTGTAAGTAGGGATGCGAGAACCAAAGTGGACCGAACGCCATTACATATGGCAGCTTCTGAGGGCCATGCCAGCATAGTAGAGGTTTTGCTTAAG CATGGTGCTGATGTTAATGCAAAGGACATGTTGAAGATGACAGCTCTGCACTGGGCCACAGAACACAATCATCAAGAGGTGGTGGAACTTTTAATCAAATATGGTGCTGATGTACACACGCAAAGTAAATTTTGTAAAACTGCATTTGATATTTCAATAGACAACGGGAATGAAGATTTGGCAGAGATATTACAG ATTGCTATGCAGAACCAAATCAACACAAACCCTGAGAGTCCTGACACTGTGACGATACATGCTGCCACACCACAGTTTATCATCGGACCTGGAGGGGTGGTGAACCTAACAG aTGAAACAGGTGTATCAGCTGTTCAGTTTGGAAACTCCTCCACATCAGTATTAGCTACGTTAGCTGCCTTAGCTGAAGCATCTGCTCCATTGTCCAATTCTTCAGAAACTCCAG TAGTGGCTACGGAGGAGGTAGTTACCGCAGAATCTGTGGATGGTGCAATTCAGCAAGTAGTTAGCTCGGGGGGCCAGCAAGTCATCACAATAGTTACAGATGGCATCCAGCTTGGAAACTTGCACTCCATCCCGACCAGTGGGATAGGTCAGCCCATCATTGTGACCATGCCAGATGGACAGCAAG tgttaACAGTACCAGCAACCGACATTGCTGAAGAAACTGTTATAAGTGAAGAACCACCAGCTAAGAGACAATGTATCGAAATAATTGAAAACCGGGTGGAATCTGCAGAAATAGAAGTAAGGAGTCTTTTACCCG